The Streptomyces sp. NBC_00224 genome contains the following window.
ATCACCGCGCGGGCCTCCAGACGCAGCCAGCCGCGCTGTGCGAAGTCGGCCAGAGCCTTGTTCACCGTCTCGCGGGAGGCGCCGACCAGCTGGGCCAGCTCTTCCTGCGTCAGGTCGTGCACGACGTGGATGCCCTCCTCCGACTGCACGCCGAAGCGGCGCGACAGGTCGAGGAGCGCGCGGGCGACGCGGCCCGGGACGTCGGAGAAGACCAGGTCGGACATCTGGTCGTTGGTCTTGCGCAGTCGGCGGGCGACGGCGCGCAGCAGGGCCGTGGCCACCTCGGGCCGGGCGTTCAGCCAGGGCTGGAGGTCGCCGTGGCCGAGGCCGAGCAGCTTGACCTCGGTGAGCGCGGTCGCGGTGGCGGTGCGCGGGCCCGGGTCGAAGAGGGACAGCTCGCCGATGAGCTCGCCGGGGCCGAGGACCGCCAGCATGTTCTCGCGGCCGTCGGGGGAAGTGCGGTGGAGCTTGACCTTGCCCTCGGTGACCACGTAGAGGCGGTCGCCGGGGTCGCCCTCGTGGAAGAGGGCGTCGCCGCGGGCGAGCGTCACCTCACTCATCGAGGCGCGGAGCTCCGCGGCCTGCTCATCATCGAGCGCCGCGAAGAGCGGGGCGCGCCGCAGAACGTCGTCCACGAGTTCTCTCCTTGTCGACCGGTTCAGGGGACCGTGTTCCCCTTTTTACCGGACGGGGTAAACAGTGCGATCAATCACAAGGATGACGCACCGGAGCGCCGGACTGTGCGGCAGGGGGCCGATTGGGGTGGTGATTCGCTGTGGCCGGGGCGGATGTCAGTGCGTGGCTTTAGGCTGGCCGGGTGTCCAATTCGCCGGTGAGAGCGCAGGCCAGGGGGGCCACAAGAGTGTCGGCAGGCAGTGATTCCGCTGTGGGCGAACAGCCCGCGAGTAAACCGAAAAAAGCCGCGAAAGAATCAAAATCGGCCAATCGGGCCGCGTCGGCGCCGGAGCCCACCCCGGGCGCGTCGGCCGCCCCGAGCGCGCCCGCGAAGGGGCCGGCCGGGGGAACCCCGACCAAGGAAGCCCCGGAGAAGAGGGCCGTGCTCAAGAAGGCGGTCAAGAAGACCGTGGCCAAGAAGGCGGTCAAGAAGGCCGCGCCTGCGAAGACCGCCGCCACGAAAGCCACGGCGAAGCCTGCGAAGGCCGCTGCGACGAAGGCCCCGGCCAGGCCCGTCGCCAAGCCCGAGTCCCACCTCTCCATGGTCCGGCGCGCGCGGCGGATCAACCGGGAGCTGGCGGATGTGTATCCGTACGCCCACCCGGAGCTCGACTTCCGCAACCCCTTCGAGCTGCTGGTCGCGACCGTCCTGTCCGCCCAGACGACCGACC
Protein-coding sequences here:
- a CDS encoding Crp/Fnr family transcriptional regulator, translating into MDDVLRRAPLFAALDDEQAAELRASMSEVTLARGDALFHEGDPGDRLYVVTEGKVKLHRTSPDGRENMLAVLGPGELIGELSLFDPGPRTATATALTEVKLLGLGHGDLQPWLNARPEVATALLRAVARRLRKTNDQMSDLVFSDVPGRVARALLDLSRRFGVQSEEGIHVVHDLTQEELAQLVGASRETVNKALADFAQRGWLRLEARAVILLDVERLAKRSR